Genomic DNA from Candidatus Nitrosopumilus koreensis AR1:
CAAAAAAAGTATTGTTTAGCAACAGCTCTTGCCAGACCATTAATTGCTGAAAAAGTTTTAGAAATTGCAAAAAAAGAGAAAGTAACATCATTAGCACATGGCTGTTCAGGAAAAGGAAATGATCAAGTACGTTTTGACATCACATTACGTTCAGGTTCTGACCTACCAATCATTGCTCCAATAAGGGATAAAAATTTAGACCGAGTTACAGAATTAAAATTTGCAAAAAAACACGGAATTGAGATAGACACTGTAGCAAAAAAATTCAGCATTGATCAAAACTTGTGGGGCCGTGCAATTGAAGGTGGAGTTTTAGAAGATCCATATAATGAACCACCTGATGATGCATTCATTTGGGTAAAAACAAAAAATTTACCAGATAAACCAACATATCTAGAAATTAAATTTGAGAAAGGAATTCCTGTTGGAGTTGATGGAAAAACAATGGATGGGCAAAAATTAATTGAATACATCAACAAAAAAGCAGGCGATGCAGGAGTTGGCATTGTTGATCACATTGAAGACAGGGTTGTAGGAATAAAGTCTAGAGAAGTATACGAGACGCCAGCTGCAACTTGCTTAATTGAGGCACATTCAGATTTAGAAAAAATGGTTCACACAAAACATGAAAACAAGTTCAAATCGATAATTGATGATGAGTGGGCATATCTAGCATATTCAGGATTATGGCAAGATCCACTCAAGTCAGATTTAGATGGATTTATCGAAGAATCTCAAAAACCAGTTTCAGGAACGGTCAAGTTGAAATTGTACAAAGGAAGTTTAAGAGTAGTTGGAAGAAAGTCCAAAAACTCACTTTACAGTCATGAAATTGCCACTTATGGAACAGAATCCACATTTGATCAAAAATTAGCCAAAGGATTTGTAGAATTGTGGGGAAT
This window encodes:
- a CDS encoding argininosuccinate synthase: MTQKGILAFSGGLDTSVVVKYLQDEHDMDVVTVTVDVGQGEDNKKIAAKAKKLGVKKHYNIDARKEFVKDYIFPSIKANALYQKKYCLATALARPLIAEKVLEIAKKEKVTSLAHGCSGKGNDQVRFDITLRSGSDLPIIAPIRDKNLDRVTELKFAKKHGIEIDTVAKKFSIDQNLWGRAIEGGVLEDPYNEPPDDAFIWVKTKNLPDKPTYLEIKFEKGIPVGVDGKTMDGQKLIEYINKKAGDAGVGIVDHIEDRVVGIKSREVYETPAATCLIEAHSDLEKMVHTKHENKFKSIIDDEWAYLAYSGLWQDPLKSDLDGFIEESQKPVSGTVKLKLYKGSLRVVGRKSKNSLYSHEIATYGTESTFDQKLAKGFVELWGMQSTEANKLQKKRSTKT